The following are from one region of the Capsicum annuum cultivar UCD-10X-F1 chromosome 1, UCD10Xv1.1, whole genome shotgun sequence genome:
- the LOC107859861 gene encoding uncharacterized protein LOC107859861: protein MNQSQLLNRSYHPWPPPLPPRPGSATILPENQQTYQRPCLNRSDWKPHRSNKQRRFFHQKKKQRENYRFTPLTPHNTTSFLIRAKKSGGIASLVSPCPMTPAVLPTPKFSPAREILADVAKEEWGVDGYGSMNGLIRVRLPENEPGEEEDEGEGVIVSWNSDVEEVEKRLSHDLSRFEMIYDPRNGGSGRDGYDFGYRVDDVEEHIERLEEENMELKEKMYVMERELEELRKRVRYLEGGDENGSDNEAVSDKSIGD from the coding sequence ATGAACCAGTCTCAGCTACTGAACCGGAGTTACCACCCCTGGCCACCACCTTTGCCACCACGACCCGGGTCCGCAACGATACTACCCGAAAATCAACAAACTTACCAAAGGCCTTGCTTAAACCGGAGTGATTGGAAACCTCACCGGTCGAACAAACAGCGCCGGTTTTTTCATCAGAAGAAGAAACAGAGAGAAAATTACCGTTTTACTCCTTTAACTCCTCACAACACTACGTCGTTTCTAATCCGGGCGAAAAAGTCCGGCGGGATTGCTTCATTGGTATCACCTTGTCCGATGACTCCGGCGGTTCTACCGACGCCGAAGTTTTCTCCAGCGAGGGAGATTTTAGCTGATGTAGCGAAGGAAGAGTGGGGTGTAGACGGGTACGGGTCGATGAACGGGTTGATCCGGGTCCGATTACCCGAGAATGAACCGGGAGAAGAAGAGGATGAAGGTGAAGGGGTTATTGTATCATGGAACAGTGATGTTGAGGAAGTTGAGAAGAGATTAAGCCATGATTTGAGCCGCTTTGAGATGATATATGACCCGAGAAATGGCGGGTCGGGTCGAGATGGGTATGATTTTGGTTACAGAGTTGATGATGTGGAGGAACATATAGAGAGATTGGAGGAGGAAAACATGGAGCTGAAGGAGAAAATGTATGTAATGGAGAGGGAGTTAGAGGAATTGCGTAAAAGGGTTCGGTATTTGGAAGGTGGAGATGAAAATGGGTCGGATAATGAAGCTGTTTCTGACAAAAGCATAGGAGATTGA